The Chlamydiota bacterium genome has a segment encoding these proteins:
- a CDS encoding glycosyltransferase family 2 protein yields MLFIVLPAYNEAHCIVELMDSIAAVMARPSLKGRRYRIIVVDDGSTDGTGEKVLSAAGRIPSELVRHDVNRGVDRAFHSGFTRALEEAGEDDCILTMDADNTHQPAHIEDLLTEIEKGYDVVVASRYRPGSVVRNVPPGRLCLSWMARFVLTALFHVPGITDYTIFYRIYRPSALRRAFDRYGERIFEAPGFTSMAELLIKLHRLPPPRIRFSETSTVLLYGIKLGPSKMKILRNIREYARMIVRFKLGV; encoded by the coding sequence ATGCTCTTCATCGTTCTCCCCGCGTACAACGAGGCGCACTGCATCGTCGAGCTGATGGATTCGATCGCCGCGGTGATGGCGCGCCCGTCGCTGAAAGGCAGGCGGTACCGGATCATCGTCGTGGACGACGGGAGCACGGACGGCACGGGGGAGAAGGTGTTGAGCGCGGCGGGGAGGATCCCCTCGGAGCTCGTGCGACACGACGTCAACAGGGGGGTCGACAGGGCCTTCCACTCCGGCTTCACGCGAGCCCTGGAGGAGGCCGGGGAGGATGACTGCATCCTCACCATGGACGCCGACAACACGCACCAGCCCGCCCATATCGAGGATCTCCTCACCGAGATCGAGAAGGGGTACGACGTGGTGGTTGCGTCCCGCTACAGGCCCGGCAGCGTGGTGCGGAACGTCCCGCCCGGGCGCCTGTGCCTGAGCTGGATGGCGCGGTTCGTCTTGACGGCCCTCTTCCACGTCCCCGGGATCACCGACTACACGATCTTCTACCGGATCTACCGTCCGTCGGCGCTGCGCCGCGCGTTCGACCGATACGGGGAGAGGATATTCGAGGCCCCCGGCTTCACCAGCATGGCGGAGCTCCTCATCAAGCTCCACCGGCTCCCTCCGCCCCGTATCCGGTTCTCCGAAACCTCCACGGTCCTTCTCTACGGCATCAAGCTGGGGCCGAGCAAGATGAAGATACTCAGGAACATCAGGGAGTACGCACGGATGATCGTCCGCTTCAAACTCGGCGTCTGA
- a CDS encoding radical SAM protein, whose amino-acid sequence MSDIVLIYPPLRRGEVYGPYENAENVLPPLGLASLAAVCREAGKTVSVIDAVAERLSLEETARRAAALRPAAAGISAATVAIENAGLLAGLLKERLPGIAVLVGGPHVTAVPEKTLSLFGSFDIAVVGEGERTLLELLETLRRDGDLASVRGIAFRSGGGVTVTPPRPFIEDLDTLPMPAYDLLPDLARVYRPAAHNFKRLPSTSMITSRGCPGRCIFCDLKTFGNRCRRNSIPYVMRVVEQLTGRFGIRDLRIPDDTFVISRRHVLSFCNEILARGLDISWSCQARVNMVDPELLGAMKGAGCWQIDYGIESGSQRILDTLRKGITREQALRALRWTRAAGIQTKGYFMLGSPGETAETIRETILFAREAALDSFQVSFFTPFPGSPVYDEISAHGVLEEQWGSMSIWNPVFVPRGMSKAQLVAASRRALRSFYLRPRTILRYLTRIRSLGGLCNVARSGMLVARYMFGRRAAGA is encoded by the coding sequence GTGAGCGACATCGTCCTCATCTATCCTCCGCTCAGGCGGGGCGAGGTATACGGTCCCTACGAGAACGCGGAAAACGTCCTGCCCCCCCTGGGCCTCGCGTCCCTCGCCGCCGTCTGCCGGGAGGCGGGGAAGACGGTTTCCGTGATCGATGCCGTCGCCGAGCGCCTCTCCCTGGAGGAGACGGCGAGGCGCGCGGCGGCGCTGCGCCCCGCGGCGGCGGGGATCAGCGCGGCCACCGTGGCCATAGAAAACGCGGGCCTCCTTGCGGGCCTGCTCAAGGAGCGCCTCCCGGGGATTGCGGTCCTTGTGGGCGGCCCCCACGTGACCGCCGTCCCCGAGAAGACCCTCTCCCTCTTCGGCTCGTTCGACATCGCCGTCGTCGGCGAGGGCGAACGGACCCTCCTCGAGCTGCTCGAGACGCTCCGGCGCGACGGTGATCTCGCATCGGTGCGGGGGATCGCATTCAGGAGCGGCGGAGGGGTGACCGTGACGCCGCCGCGCCCCTTCATTGAGGACCTCGACACGCTCCCGATGCCCGCCTACGATCTGCTCCCGGACCTGGCGCGCGTCTACCGGCCGGCCGCGCACAACTTCAAACGGCTCCCCTCGACGTCGATGATCACCTCGCGGGGATGCCCCGGCAGGTGCATCTTCTGCGATCTGAAGACCTTCGGGAACAGGTGCCGGAGGAACAGCATCCCGTACGTCATGCGGGTCGTGGAGCAACTGACCGGGCGGTTCGGCATCCGCGATCTACGCATTCCGGACGACACCTTCGTCATCAGCAGGCGGCACGTCCTCTCCTTCTGCAACGAGATCCTCGCCCGCGGGCTGGACATAAGCTGGTCCTGCCAGGCGCGCGTCAACATGGTGGACCCCGAGCTCCTCGGGGCGATGAAAGGCGCCGGGTGCTGGCAGATCGACTACGGCATCGAGAGCGGCAGCCAGAGAATCCTGGATACGCTCCGGAAGGGGATCACCCGGGAACAGGCGCTCCGGGCGCTCCGTTGGACGAGGGCCGCCGGCATCCAGACCAAGGGCTACTTCATGCTGGGGAGCCCGGGGGAGACGGCCGAGACGATCCGGGAGACGATCCTGTTCGCCCGCGAGGCGGCGCTCGACAGCTTCCAGGTGAGCTTCTTCACCCCGTTCCCGGGAAGCCCCGTCTACGACGAGATCTCCGCGCACGGCGTCCTGGAGGAGCAGTGGGGAAGCATGAGCATCTGGAACCCGGTCTTCGTCCCCCGCGGGATGAGCAAGGCCCAGCTGGTGGCCGCCTCACGCCGCGCCCTGCGCTCGTTCTATTTGAGGCCCCGGACGATCCTTCGCTACCTCACGAGGATCCGAAGTCTGGGCGGGCTGTGCAACGTCGCGAGGAGCGGGATGCTCGTGGCGAGATACATGTTCGGGCGGCGCGCGGCAGGGGCCTGA
- the wecB gene encoding UDP-N-acetylglucosamine 2-epimerase (non-hydrolyzing), translated as MKAVIVAGTRPNFVKVAPLLDAAGAHPGLDVTLVHTGQHYDYEMSRSFFDQLGMREPDIFLGAGSGAHGEQTARVLAGFEKIVMKLAPEIVVVVGDVNSTLACALAASKAVYRAPAATGLRRPLIAHVEAGLRSFDRAMPEEINRTLTDSLSDLLFTTCRDAETNLLRQGIPREKIFFVGNVMIDTLLAQLPSAKLPRFLEGREGRYALLTLHRPSNVDELATFKGIIEALCDIAGKIPILFPAHPRTQRQIAEFGLCAHLPPLAEGAAPREGCVQTLNPLPYLEFTAMIRGARFVLTDSGGIQEETTVFGVPCLTLRENTERPVTVEIGTNIVVGTSPEAIVREAGKILRGEVKRGSVPELWDGHAAERIMRIVAAPPVPAR; from the coding sequence ATGAAAGCGGTCATCGTCGCCGGGACGCGGCCGAACTTCGTCAAGGTGGCGCCGCTTCTCGACGCCGCCGGGGCCCACCCGGGCCTCGACGTCACCCTGGTGCACACCGGCCAGCACTACGACTACGAGATGTCGCGCTCCTTCTTCGATCAGCTCGGCATGCGCGAGCCCGACATATTCCTGGGTGCGGGCTCCGGGGCGCACGGGGAGCAGACGGCCAGGGTGCTCGCCGGGTTCGAAAAGATCGTCATGAAGCTCGCGCCGGAGATCGTCGTGGTGGTCGGCGATGTGAACTCGACGCTCGCCTGCGCCCTCGCGGCGTCCAAGGCGGTCTACCGCGCCCCCGCCGCCACCGGGCTTCGAAGGCCGCTCATCGCGCACGTGGAGGCGGGGCTCCGCAGCTTCGACCGCGCCATGCCCGAGGAGATCAACAGGACGCTCACCGACTCGCTCTCCGACCTCCTCTTCACCACCTGCCGGGACGCCGAGACGAATCTCCTGCGGCAAGGGATCCCGCGGGAGAAGATCTTCTTCGTCGGGAACGTGATGATCGACACGCTCCTCGCGCAGCTTCCCTCCGCGAAACTCCCGAGGTTTCTGGAGGGGCGCGAGGGCCGCTACGCCCTCCTCACCCTCCATCGCCCGAGCAACGTGGACGAGCTCGCCACGTTCAAGGGCATCATCGAGGCGCTCTGCGACATCGCGGGGAAGATCCCGATCCTCTTTCCCGCCCACCCGCGGACGCAGAGGCAGATCGCGGAGTTCGGCCTCTGCGCGCATCTTCCCCCGCTTGCGGAGGGCGCGGCGCCGCGGGAGGGATGCGTGCAGACGCTAAACCCGCTCCCGTACCTCGAGTTCACCGCCATGATCAGGGGCGCGCGGTTCGTCCTCACCGACTCGGGGGGGATACAGGAGGAGACGACGGTCTTCGGCGTCCCCTGCCTGACGCTGCGGGAGAACACGGAGCGCCCCGTGACCGTGGAGATCGGGACGAACATCGTCGTGGGGACCTCTCCGGAGGCGATCGTGCGGGAGGCGGGGAAGATCCTGCGGGGCGAGGTCAAGCGGGGGAGCGTGCCGGAGCTCTGGGACGGGCACGCCGCCGAGAGGATCATGCGCATCGTCGCCGCGCCCCCCGTCCCGGCGCGGTGA
- a CDS encoding NAD(P)-dependent oxidoreductase, which produces MKILVTGGLGTVGAPLADELRRRGHEVWVTDRLHHHGLDGRYYLRCDIGYARQVQEIFERQPFDFVYHLAAEFGRRNGEDFNENLWQTNVVGTKNIIRAQEKHRFRMVITSSSEVYGDYKGLMTEDVWAKVMIRQLNDYAITKHVNELQVLNSADRAGTETVRVRLFNTYGPGEYYSEYRSAICQFIYRALFGLPIQVYLNHHRQSTYIDDAVRTMANISERFTPGEAYNICGDEYHDIKSLTDMIFSLLKMDDSLVEYITVEEHNTLDKKGDSTKARRDLDHRYTVKLAEGIPLTIAWQKKTYGVK; this is translated from the coding sequence ATGAAGATTCTTGTCACCGGGGGCCTCGGGACGGTCGGGGCCCCGCTCGCCGACGAACTCCGCCGGAGGGGCCACGAGGTCTGGGTAACCGACCGCCTGCATCATCACGGGCTCGATGGGCGCTACTACCTCCGCTGCGACATCGGCTACGCCCGCCAGGTGCAGGAGATCTTCGAGCGGCAGCCGTTCGATTTCGTCTACCACCTCGCCGCGGAGTTCGGGCGTCGCAACGGCGAGGATTTCAACGAGAACCTCTGGCAGACCAACGTCGTCGGCACCAAGAACATCATCCGCGCCCAGGAGAAGCACCGTTTCCGGATGGTCATCACCTCCAGCTCCGAGGTGTACGGGGACTACAAGGGGCTGATGACGGAGGACGTCTGGGCGAAGGTGATGATCCGGCAGCTCAACGACTACGCCATCACCAAGCACGTCAATGAGCTCCAGGTGCTGAACTCGGCCGACCGCGCCGGCACCGAGACGGTGCGCGTGCGCCTCTTCAACACCTACGGGCCCGGCGAGTACTACTCCGAGTACCGGAGCGCCATCTGCCAGTTCATCTACCGTGCGCTCTTCGGCCTCCCGATCCAGGTCTACCTCAACCACCACCGCCAGTCCACCTACATCGACGACGCGGTGCGGACGATGGCCAACATCTCGGAGCGGTTCACGCCCGGGGAGGCGTACAACATCTGCGGGGACGAGTACCACGACATCAAGAGCCTCACCGATATGATCTTCTCCCTGCTCAAGATGGACGACTCCCTCGTGGAGTACATCACGGTGGAGGAGCACAACACGCTGGACAAGAAGGGCGACAGCACGAAGGCCCGGCGCGACCTCGACCACCGCTACACGGTCAAGCTCGCCGAGGGGATCCCCCTCACGATCGCGTGGCAGAAGAAGACGTACGGCGTGAAGTAG